In a genomic window of Acidilobus saccharovorans 345-15:
- a CDS encoding FumA C-terminus/TtdB family hydratase beta subunit, whose protein sequence is MSSAREFHLRTPLRDEDVDKLRIGDVVYLTGTVVTARDEAHELALEVLRGGGSLPVDLRGLALYHCGPVAVKDVSGSWKIIAAGPTTSMRMEPVEPEFIERTGVKMIIGKGGMGRGTAEAMKKHKAVYAVFTGGAGALAAEAIKRVPAVYWLDKLGMAEAMWVFEVEEFGPLTVAIDSTGANLYEQRLAEVAEKAKEVKRELGLPAEE, encoded by the coding sequence ATGAGCTCCGCCAGGGAGTTCCACCTGAGGACCCCCCTCAGGGACGAGGACGTGGATAAGCTCAGGATAGGCGACGTCGTCTACCTCACGGGCACGGTGGTCACGGCAAGGGACGAGGCGCACGAGCTGGCCCTTGAGGTGCTCCGCGGGGGAGGGTCGCTGCCCGTGGACCTCAGGGGACTGGCGCTTTACCACTGCGGGCCGGTGGCGGTCAAGGACGTCAGCGGCAGCTGGAAGATCATAGCTGCCGGCCCCACGACAAGCATGAGGATGGAGCCCGTGGAGCCGGAGTTCATAGAGAGGACCGGGGTAAAGATGATAATTGGCAAGGGAGGCATGGGCAGGGGCACGGCTGAGGCCATGAAGAAGCACAAGGCGGTCTATGCGGTCTTCACTGGGGGCGCCGGGGCGCTGGCCGCCGAGGCGATAAAGAGGGTGCCAGCCGTTTACTGGCTTGACAAGCTGGGCATGGCAGAGGCCATGTGGGTCTTCGAGGTCGAGGAGTTCGGCCCGCTAACGGTTGCCATAGACTCCACGGGCGCTAACCTTTACGAGCAGAGGCTGGCAGAGGTGGCTGAAAAGGCGAAGGAGGTCAAGAGGGAGCTCGGGCTTCCTGCTGAGGAGTGA
- a CDS encoding SufB/SufD family protein, giving the protein MTSLLVERARRIASTALWQAVADSPTTKNYTNWRLFEEALNLSGPVSFSQPKGSWDMVLGPCGASYNYDIDESVLDLSAFKLYAEHVARLAGAHKLEPTSGTYRIALCRPEGDGWYSYHLLINVNEGVSANILVYAPRASPGTTGIEVRAKRNSNLNLVIVAEPQAEKPMAFILRRALGVGAKVRSTVVSGGSVMTRVDEQSLLSSGSQLVHRSFVASSEGQTVDDVIDTVQTGHDSTADVTGFGFSSGRSLVSVRGTVIMNPQSYGSSSSFVVEALLLSEESRAYTMPMMRIDTGDIRAASHRAAQYRVPLDQLFYLESRGLNGQEAFELLLRGKLQSTLDGLPAELTFQAEDLGVRLIKKAVEAIAAKVTPQQEARAPS; this is encoded by the coding sequence ATGACCTCGCTCCTGGTTGAGAGGGCGAGGAGAATAGCCTCCACAGCCTTGTGGCAGGCGGTCGCGGACTCGCCCACAACTAAGAACTACACTAACTGGAGGCTCTTCGAGGAGGCGTTGAACTTGAGCGGCCCCGTGAGCTTCTCGCAGCCCAAGGGAAGCTGGGACATGGTGCTAGGGCCCTGCGGCGCCAGCTACAACTATGACATTGATGAGAGCGTGCTTGACCTCTCGGCATTTAAACTCTACGCGGAGCACGTAGCTAGGCTTGCCGGTGCGCACAAGCTTGAGCCCACGAGCGGCACTTACAGAATAGCCCTCTGCAGGCCCGAGGGCGACGGCTGGTACTCCTATCACCTTCTCATAAACGTCAATGAGGGGGTAAGCGCGAACATCTTAGTCTACGCGCCGAGGGCCTCGCCTGGGACCACGGGAATAGAGGTCAGGGCCAAGAGGAACTCCAACCTTAACCTTGTGATAGTGGCGGAGCCGCAGGCCGAGAAGCCCATGGCATTCATATTGAGGAGGGCCCTGGGAGTTGGAGCCAAGGTTAGGTCGACTGTGGTCTCGGGCGGCAGCGTTATGACGAGGGTTGACGAGCAGAGCCTCCTGAGCTCCGGCTCACAGCTCGTGCACAGGTCCTTCGTGGCCTCGTCAGAGGGCCAGACAGTTGATGATGTGATAGATACCGTTCAGACGGGCCACGACAGCACCGCCGATGTAACAGGCTTTGGCTTCTCGTCCGGCAGGTCGCTGGTGTCCGTGAGGGGCACGGTAATCATGAACCCGCAGTCCTACGGCTCGTCGTCAAGCTTCGTAGTTGAGGCCCTGCTCCTGAGCGAGGAGTCCAGGGCCTACACTATGCCTATGATGAGGATAGACACGGGGGACATAAGGGCCGCCTCCCACCGCGCCGCCCAGTACAGGGTGCCCCTGGACCAGCTCTTCTACCTTGAGTCCAGGGGCCTTAACGGGCAGGAGGCCTTCGAGCTGCTGCTCAGGGGCAAGCTGCAGTCTACCCTAGACGGCCTGCCAGCCGAGCTGACGTTCCAGGCGGAGGACCTAGGGGTAAGGCTGATAAAGAAAGCCGTCGAGGCCATAGCAGCGAAGGTCACTCCTCAGCAGGAAGCCCGAGCTCCCTCTTGA
- the sufB gene encoding Fe-S cluster assembly protein SufB has protein sequence MHFDVGSLLGRSMPYPKEVEVKGKISRDLVEEISRSKGEPEWMRLLRLRAIEAFERLPMPNWLEGVESIDLDEIAAYVKPKAESSSEWEDLPDWMKDAYRKLGLPEAEAKVLSGLTAVFDSENMITRVKEELKKKNVIFMSMDEAVKKYPDLVKEYFGRVFPYNDHKFAALHYALWSGGAFVYVPKGVKVLNPVEAFFLIGSELEGQFEHTLLVADEGSFIHFIEGCAAPILPKFSFHDGMVEIYARKRSEVHFTTIQNWSGSIINFNNKRAIAEDYANVEWVEGSIGSKITFTYPSTILKGRGASTKNISIGIANGPSKIKDVGSKAIHVAPETRSLIISKSISSGGGIAAYRGLVKVLKGARNSVAHVQCDSLIMDRESRAYTLPRNEVDEPTAEVTHEATVGRLGEEQLFYLASRGITEGEAKAMIVNGFIRDVLRGLPLETVSILTKVIELEFSQLGSVG, from the coding sequence ATGCACTTCGACGTTGGGTCGCTGCTTGGCAGGTCAATGCCATACCCCAAGGAGGTGGAGGTCAAGGGTAAAATTTCAAGGGACCTCGTCGAGGAGATCTCAAGGTCCAAGGGGGAGCCCGAGTGGATGAGGCTCCTCAGGCTCAGGGCGATTGAAGCGTTCGAGAGGCTACCCATGCCCAACTGGCTTGAGGGCGTTGAGAGCATAGACCTTGATGAGATAGCCGCCTACGTGAAGCCAAAGGCTGAGAGCTCCAGTGAGTGGGAGGACCTGCCTGACTGGATGAAGGATGCCTACAGGAAGCTCGGCCTCCCAGAGGCCGAGGCCAAGGTGCTCTCGGGCCTCACGGCGGTCTTCGACAGCGAGAACATGATAACCAGAGTCAAGGAGGAGCTGAAGAAGAAGAACGTGATATTCATGTCTATGGACGAGGCGGTGAAGAAGTACCCCGACCTGGTCAAGGAGTACTTCGGCAGGGTATTCCCGTACAACGATCACAAGTTCGCCGCACTTCACTACGCCCTCTGGAGCGGCGGCGCGTTCGTCTACGTCCCCAAGGGAGTCAAGGTGCTCAACCCGGTCGAGGCGTTCTTCCTGATAGGCAGCGAGCTCGAGGGTCAGTTCGAGCACACGCTCCTGGTGGCTGACGAGGGCAGCTTCATACACTTCATAGAGGGATGCGCGGCCCCAATACTGCCGAAGTTCAGCTTCCACGACGGTATGGTGGAGATCTACGCCAGGAAGAGGTCCGAGGTCCACTTCACTACAATACAGAACTGGAGCGGCAGCATAATCAACTTCAATAACAAGAGGGCCATAGCCGAGGACTACGCCAACGTCGAGTGGGTTGAGGGCAGCATAGGGAGCAAAATAACGTTCACGTACCCAAGCACCATACTTAAGGGGAGGGGCGCCTCTACCAAGAACATATCCATAGGCATAGCCAACGGTCCATCCAAGATAAAGGACGTCGGCTCCAAGGCCATACACGTGGCGCCTGAGACCAGGAGCCTGATAATATCGAAGAGCATAAGCTCTGGGGGCGGCATAGCGGCCTACAGGGGCCTCGTCAAGGTACTTAAGGGCGCCAGGAACAGCGTCGCCCACGTGCAGTGCGACAGCCTAATAATGGACAGGGAGAGCAGGGCCTACACGCTGCCGAGGAACGAGGTTGACGAGCCAACAGCGGAGGTGACCCACGAGGCCACCGTTGGAAGGCTCGGCGAGGAGCAGCTGTTCTACCTGGCCTCAAGGGGCATAACTGAGGGGGAGGCCAAGGCAATGATAGTCAACGGCTTCATAAGGGACGTGCTGAGGGGGCTGCCGCTTGAGACGGTGAGCATACTAACAAAGGTCATCGAGCTCGAGTTCAGCCAGCTCGGGAGCGTTGGGTGA
- the sufC gene encoding Fe-S cluster assembly ATPase SufC: protein MSELAIEVQDLRVSVDNKEILKGVSLRVERGEAVVLMGPNGSGKTSLAYALMGHPRYKVVSGRILMDGVDITNEPTYDRALRGLTLAFQSPVEVPGVKLSYLLNVINAKRVKGFDLSYVDPQFVSWVRQRSSELGMSKDLLDREVNVGFSGGEKKRSEILQVLAMRPKYVILDEPDSGLDVDGIRVIGNTIASMASQGIGVLIITHHAEITKFVRPSRAYVLINGRIVDSGGPELVEEVLTKGYETLQMAR from the coding sequence GTGAGCGAGTTGGCTATAGAGGTTCAGGACCTGCGAGTCAGCGTGGACAACAAGGAGATACTGAAGGGGGTCTCGCTTAGGGTTGAGAGAGGGGAAGCCGTAGTCCTGATGGGTCCTAACGGCAGCGGTAAGACCTCGCTTGCATACGCCCTCATGGGGCATCCAAGGTATAAGGTTGTCAGCGGCAGGATATTAATGGACGGTGTTGACATAACTAACGAGCCCACATACGATCGCGCCCTCAGGGGCCTAACCCTGGCCTTCCAAAGTCCGGTTGAGGTCCCAGGCGTAAAGCTGAGCTACTTACTTAACGTAATAAACGCCAAGAGGGTTAAAGGCTTTGACCTAAGCTACGTCGACCCGCAGTTCGTCTCGTGGGTCAGGCAGCGCTCGTCAGAGCTTGGCATGTCGAAGGACCTGCTAGACAGGGAGGTCAACGTGGGCTTCAGCGGAGGCGAGAAGAAGAGGTCCGAGATCCTTCAGGTGCTCGCCATGAGGCCCAAGTACGTTATCCTTGACGAGCCCGACAGCGGCCTTGACGTTGATGGCATAAGGGTCATAGGGAACACCATAGCCTCCATGGCATCCCAGGGCATAGGGGTGTTAATAATAACTCACCACGCCGAGATAACCAAGTTCGTGAGGCCCTCAAGGGCCTACGTGCTTATCAACGGAAGAATAGTGGACTCCGGGGGACCTGAGCTAGTTGAGGAGGTCCTCACCAAGGGTTATGAGACCCTTCAGATGGCGAGGTGA
- a CDS encoding HEPN domain-containing protein, with amino-acid sequence MSLRYGEELLRSAEKHLKAGLYGISCYESRQAALSSLAMLGARSSHSLREAYAEAVKRGAPRDPQLPACLGVLDSLSIITSDACDDACSDELPGGYEASEATEEDAVKALECARVIIEYVRRALGVPSRPTR; translated from the coding sequence GTGTCGCTTAGGTACGGCGAGGAGCTGCTGAGGTCGGCTGAGAAGCACCTGAAGGCTGGCCTCTATGGAATCTCGTGCTACGAGTCCAGGCAGGCGGCCCTGTCATCGCTGGCCATGCTTGGGGCCAGGTCGTCTCACAGCCTGAGGGAGGCCTACGCTGAGGCCGTTAAGAGGGGTGCCCCGAGGGACCCTCAGCTCCCTGCGTGCCTTGGCGTCTTGGACTCCCTTAGCATAATTACAAGCGACGCCTGCGACGACGCCTGCAGCGACGAGCTCCCAGGCGGCTATGAGGCCAGCGAGGCCACCGAGGAGGACGCCGTGAAGGCGCTGGAGTGCGCGAGGGTTATAATTGAGTACGTCAGGAGGGCCCTGGGCGTGCCCTCCAGACCTACAAGATAA